GGTCGGGATCTTCGTCGTCGGCCTCGCCGTGGTCGGGGCGGGCATCGTGATGCTGCCGCTGCCCGGCCCGGGATGGCTGGTGATCTTCGGCGGCATGGCGATCTGGGCGACGGAGTTCGTCTGGGCGCAGCTCGTGCTGCGCTGGACCCGGCGCAAGGTCACCGAGGCGGCACAGCGTGCCCTCGATCCCAAGGTCAGGCGCCGCAACATCATCCTCACCGCGGTGGGTCTCGTGATCATCGCGGTGCTGGTCGGGATCTACGTCTGGAAGTTCGGCATCGTGATGCCGTGGAAGATCGACCAGTGACCCGGAGGTGGTCCGGCGGCACCCCTGACATGGGGTAATGTTTGCGATGCGCCGGGGCGATTAGCTCAGTGGGAGAGCGCTTCGTTCACACCGAAGAGGTCACTGGTTCGAACCCAGTATCGCCCACCCCGGCCCGAGGGCCCGGAAGCTTCCGAGAAGCTTCCGGGCCCTCGGCGTTTCCGTGATGCGCCCCGTGCCGCGATTTCCGCCGTCCGTTCGGCCCGTCGTCACGCCATCGAAATTTCGTCCTAACCGTTGACGCGCCCCCTGCTGCTCCTTACTTTTGCCCAGCAAGCGCTTTCTAAAACGATTCAATGCGAACGGTGGGGGCGAGCTATGTCTCGTAACAACGGCATGGACAGGCGACAGCTGCTGAAGCTGGCCGGCCTCTCGGCGGCCGGTCTCGGGCTGACCGCAGCCGGTTGCGGCTCCGGCAGCGGCGGTTCCGGCGGTCCGGTCACCATCAGGCACTCGTGGTGGGGAGCGGACGACCGCGCCAAGAAGATCCAGCAGTGCGTCGGCCTCTTCGAGAAGAAGCACCCGAAGATCAAGGTCAAGACGGACTTCCAGCAGTACCCGGACTTCTGGAAGAAGTTCAACACGCAGGCGGCCGGCGGCAACCCCCCGGACGTCATCCAGAACGCCGTCACCTTCCTGCGCAAGTACGAGGCGAAGAACGTCCTCCTCGATCTCAGCCCCCAGGTGGAGAAGGGCAACCTCGACCTCGGCGGCTTCCGCTCCGGGCTGGAGAAGTTCGCCGAGATCGACGGCAAGCTCCTCGGTGTTCCGGTCGGCAGCAACTCGATGGCCCTGGTCATCGACGAGAAGGTGTACGAGAAGGCCGGGATCACGCCTGAGATCGGCTGGACCTGGGACGACTGGTACGCCGGGCTCCAGAAGATCAAGAACGGCCAGAAGATCGCCGGCGACGCCGGACCGCACGGCGTGATGTACCTGTACGACCTGATCCTGCGCCAGAACGGCAAGGCCTTCTTCACCGAGGACGGCATGGGCTTCGGCGAGGCCGAACTGCTGCCGTACTGGACCGAGGCCCTCGAGCGGGTCGAGGCGGGGCTCTACGCCGACCCCAACAAGGTCGAGCAGATCAAGCCCGCCTCGGCGACCGCCAAGGGTCTCTCCGCCGGCGAGTTCACCTGGGACAACTTCTCCGTCCGCTACAGCGCGGAGGGCAAGAGCAGTTACGGCCTCGCGCCCATCCCGAGCACCGACGGCAAGAAGACCGGCCAGTACCTCGGGTCACTGATGCTGAGCGGCACGGCGCGCACCAAGCACCCCGCCGAGGTGGCCACCTTCATCAGCTTCATGACCCACGACCCAGAGGTCGCGCGGATCATGGGATACGACCGCGGCGTGCCCGCCACCACCGCGCAGTTCGAGGCGTTCCAGCCCGCCGACGCCCCCAGCAAGGCCATCGCCGCGTACGAGACATCGATCGCCGACGCGGGCGTTCTCGAGCCCATCACCCCGCACCCGGCGGGCGCGGACGTCATCGAGGCGGCCTTCCTCCGCATCGGCGCCGACCTGGCGCTGGGCAAGACCTCGCCCAAGGACTCCGTGAAGCAGTTCTTCTCCGAGGCGAAGACCGCCCTCGCCGCGAACTGAGAGGGACTGCGGTGACTCACATCCAGATCTCCCCGGGCGCCGTCGCCCCCGGGGACGACCGCTCCGTCCCCGGGCGGAGCGGTTCGCAGGACGGCCCCCCTGCTAACGCAGCGAAGCGGCCCGGCCGCGGCGAGAACCTGGCCGGCTATCTGTTCATGTCGCCCTGGATCGCGGGCTTCCTGTTCCTGATCGCCGGACCCATGGTGTTCTCGCTGTACCTGTCGTTCACCGAGTACAACCTGTTCGAGGCGCCACGCTGGATCGGCCTGCAGAACTTCTCCGACATGTTCGCCGATCCACGCTGGCGCCAGTCGGTGGAGGTCACCTCCTGGTACGTGCTGATCGGCACCCCGGTCAAGCTGGCCGCCGCGCTCGCCGTCGCCATGCTGCTGGCGCAGAAGCGGTGGGGCCAGTCCTTCTACCGGGCGGCCTTCTACGCCCCGTCACTGATCGGTGCGAGCGTCTCGGCGGCCATCGTCTGGCGCGCGCTGTTCTCGGACGACGCGATCGTCGACCGCACCCAGAAGGTGCTCGGCTTCGAGGTCGGCGGCTGGATCGGCGATCCCGAGATGATCATCTACGCTCTGATCGCCCTCACCGTCTGGCAGTTCGGCGCGCCGATGGTCATCTTCCTGGCCGGCCTCAAACAGGTCCCGCAGGAGCTGTACGAGGCGGCCG
The DNA window shown above is from Streptomyces sp. Alt3 and carries:
- a CDS encoding carbohydrate ABC transporter permease, producing the protein MTHIQISPGAVAPGDDRSVPGRSGSQDGPPANAAKRPGRGENLAGYLFMSPWIAGFLFLIAGPMVFSLYLSFTEYNLFEAPRWIGLQNFSDMFADPRWRQSVEVTSWYVLIGTPVKLAAALAVAMLLAQKRWGQSFYRAAFYAPSLIGASVSAAIVWRALFSDDAIVDRTQKVLGFEVGGWIGDPEMIIYALIALTVWQFGAPMVIFLAGLKQVPQELYEAAEMDGAGRWRKFFHITLPMISPVLFFNVLLETIHSFQIFGSAYIVSNGSCGPADATLVYTCYLYEQGFVNSRMGFASAMGWLLLVAVGLVTAVLFWSQKRWVHYEEGGR
- a CDS encoding ABC transporter substrate-binding protein, producing the protein MSRNNGMDRRQLLKLAGLSAAGLGLTAAGCGSGSGGSGGPVTIRHSWWGADDRAKKIQQCVGLFEKKHPKIKVKTDFQQYPDFWKKFNTQAAGGNPPDVIQNAVTFLRKYEAKNVLLDLSPQVEKGNLDLGGFRSGLEKFAEIDGKLLGVPVGSNSMALVIDEKVYEKAGITPEIGWTWDDWYAGLQKIKNGQKIAGDAGPHGVMYLYDLILRQNGKAFFTEDGMGFGEAELLPYWTEALERVEAGLYADPNKVEQIKPASATAKGLSAGEFTWDNFSVRYSAEGKSSYGLAPIPSTDGKKTGQYLGSLMLSGTARTKHPAEVATFISFMTHDPEVARIMGYDRGVPATTAQFEAFQPADAPSKAIAAYETSIADAGVLEPITPHPAGADVIEAAFLRIGADLALGKTSPKDSVKQFFSEAKTALAAN
- a CDS encoding TIGR02611 family protein; amino-acid sequence: MNAESDEREEVAATAAPGSAAGDENTAERELGSRAPGFIKGSRVLHLSWQVGIFVVGLAVVGAGIVMLPLPGPGWLVIFGGMAIWATEFVWAQLVLRWTRRKVTEAAQRALDPKVRRRNIILTAVGLVIIAVLVGIYVWKFGIVMPWKIDQ